A segment of the Streptomyces sp. NBC_00376 genome:
GCTTCCGTCGCCGCCCGCGGCCGCCTACGGTGAGGGGTATGGCACCCATACCGACCCCTTCCGCCCAGCCCGACGACGCGCCCGGCGAGTACGTCGGCCTCGCTGCCGACGCCGCCGAACGGCGGGCCCGCAGCCGTGGCTGGAGCACCGTCAGATCCCTGCCGCCGGGCGCGATCATCACCATGGAGTTCCGGAGCGGACGGATCAACTTCGAGGTCGACGGAGCACGCGTCACCCGCTGCTGGGTGGGCTGAGGCCCCTGCGGCCCGGGACCCCGGGCCCGGATACGGCAGAAGGCCCCGACGTCCGTCGGGGCCTTCGGTCATGTCCGGGGAGCGG
Coding sequences within it:
- a CDS encoding I78 family peptidase inhibitor, giving the protein MAPIPTPSAQPDDAPGEYVGLAADAAERRARSRGWSTVRSLPPGAIITMEFRSGRINFEVDGARVTRCWVG